In one window of Streptomyces sp. FXJ1.172 DNA:
- a CDS encoding DUF3117 domain-containing protein, with translation MAAMKPRTGDGPLEVTKEGRGIVMRVPLEGGGRLVVELTPDEAAALADALKNVVV, from the coding sequence ATGGCGGCCATGAAGCCGCGGACGGGCGATGGCCCGCTCGAGGTGACCAAGGAGGGGCGGGGCATCGTCATGCGCGTTCCGCTCGAAGGCGGCGGTCGACTCGTCGTCGAGCTGACCCCTGACGAGGCCGCGGCGCTCGCCGACGCCTTGAAGAACGTCGTCGTCTGA